A stretch of Fundulus heteroclitus isolate FHET01 unplaced genomic scaffold, MU-UCD_Fhet_4.1 scaffold_140, whole genome shotgun sequence DNA encodes these proteins:
- the si:ch211-269k10.4 gene encoding uncharacterized protein si:ch211-269k10.4 yields the protein MASADVDMDIQEEDAVPLTGKRQPPPTPSLIRYYQASEILPEEKGQLHDLLQKQPAVLGSLQMMSGILSFGVGILFAATQHMDQSLFTRFRVSQLTGSLFVIAGLVSNLLFKYPALLTVSLAVNCGCIVVAVVGAILISVDLGSWNPANDPFLRIEVMGLCVLGLETLLSVVLCFWFFKERKAK from the exons ATGGCCTCTGCCGACGTAGACATGGACATCCAAGAGGAAGATGCGGTCCCGCTAACAGGAAAGAGGCAGCCTCCTCCCACGCCGTCTCTGATCCGATACTACCAGGCTTCAGAGATACTGCCAGAAGAAAAAGGCCAACTGCACGACTTGTTGCAGAAACAGCCAGCAGTGTTAGGG TCTCTGCAGATGATGAGTGGCATCCTCAGTTTCGGAGTGGGGATTCTCTTCGCTGCAACGCAGCATATGGACCAATCTCTCTTCACTAGGTTCAGAGTCTCACAGCTGACCGGGAGCCTT TTTGTAATAGCCGGACTTGTTTCCAACCTGCTGTTCAAATATCCAGCGTTGCTGACT GTTTCTTTGGCGGTTAACTGTGGCTGCATTGTTGTAGCTGTTGTCGGAGCGATTCTGATTAGCGTCGACCTGGGTAGTTGGAATCCAGCTAACGATCCGTTTCTTAGA aTTGAAGTGATGGGGCTGTGTGTGTTGGGACTCGAGACCCTCCTCTCTGTGGTGCTTTGCTTCTGGTTCTTCAAAGAGAGGAAGGCGAAATGA